Within the Sphingobium baderi genome, the region ATCCGCCCGCCCAGTTGCCGCTCGACGCTCAGCGACATCAATCTTGTCCCGAACCCTTCCGCTTCCATCGGCGGGACAGCCGGGCCGCCCTCCTCCCGCCAGTCTATGCGGATGTCCTCATCCTCCTGCGCGACGTGCAGGCGCACAATCCCGCCCGCCGCCGACAGCGCGCCATATTTGGCGGCGTTGGTCGCAAGCTCATGGAACAGCAGGGCAAGGGGCGTGGCGGAACGGTCATCCACTTCGGGATCGTCGCCGGACAGGATGAAACGCGGCCGGCCTTTGCCCCGATAGGGCGCGAAAAGCTGATCCAGCACGCCCCATAGCGTCGTATGTTCCCTGGACAGCGCGGGCTCCCCATGCGGACGCACGAAATCATGCGCGCGGCCCAAGGACAGAATGCGTGCGCGCAGATCCTCTGCCACCGCCCCCATTTCGGGATGTTCGCGCGCGGACAGGCCGACCAGCCCGCTGATAACCGAAAAAATGTTCTTGATGCGATGCGACAGTTCATGCGCGATCATTTCGCGCTCCTCCATCATCATCTTCTGTTCATGGATGTCGGTGCAGGTGCCAATCCAGCGAATGATCCTTCCATGGTCATCGCGAATCGGATGCGCGCGGCCCAACGTCCAGCGATGACCGCCCTCATTATGACGCAGGCGATATTCGATCTCATAAGGCTCACCGGTTTGCAGCGAATGGCTCCAGCGGTCCAAAGCATGGTCCTTGTCGTCCGGGTGGAGGATGTCCACCCAGCCCTCTCCCTCGCTCGACCCGACCGGCGCGCCGATATATTCATACCAGCGCGCATTGAAATAATCATTATAGCCGTCAGGCCGCGCCGCCCAGACAAGCTGCGGCATGGTATCGGCAAGGGTGCGGAACAGGCGGTTGCTTTCGGCCAGCGCTGCGGCATCGCGCAATTGCCGGGCGTTTGTGGCCCGATCCCGGCGGCGGCTTTGCAATGCGGCCAGCACCTGCTGCGCCATGAGGGTCAGGCCCTGCCGCTGAAGCGCGGTCAGATCGGCGCGCGGCCTGTCTTCTATGACACAGAGCGCGCCCAGCGGCACGCCATCTTCATCGACCAAAGGCGCCCCCGCGTAAAAGCGGATATGGGGTGCGCCCGTCACCAGCGCGTTATCGGCAAAACGCGGATCAAGCCGCGCATCCGGCACGATGAAGATGGCATCGTCCAGCATCGCATGGGCGCAGAAGGACAGTTCGCGCGGCGTTTCTTCCGCCTCCAGCCCGGTGCGAGCGATAAAGCGCTGGCGCACATCCTCCACGATGCTGACCAGCGCGATGGGCGCATCGCACAGCGCCGCGGCGAAGTCGGTAATCCGGTTGAGCGTTGCAAAACCCCCGGCATCGAGATCGTACTGCGCGAGAACAGCCGCGCGGTCCGTCTCAAGGCCGTGCCAGTCAGCCATCGCTGACCCGCTCGATGTCCGCTCCCACGGCGGAAAGCTTTTCCTCCAGCCGCTCATAGCCGCGGTCGAGATGATAGACGCGGTTGACCTGCGTTTCCTCCTCCGCTGCCAGACCCGCCAGGATCAGGCTCATCGAAGCGCGCAGGTCCGTCGCCATCACCGGCGCGCCGACCAGCCGCTCGACGCCGCGCACCACGGCTGTGCGGCCGTTGACGGCGATGTCCGCCCCCATGCGCGCCAGTTCAGGAACGTGCATGTAACGGTTTTCGAAGATGGTCTCGGTCAGCACCGAAGCCCCGTCCGCCAGCGTCAGCATCGCCATGAACTGCGCCTGCATGTCGGTCGGGAAGGCCGGGAAGGGCGCGGTGGAGAGATTGAGCGGTTTCAGCTTCCCGTCGGAAGCGACACGGATGCCGTCCTTCGTCACGTCCACCTGCACACCCGCGTCGCGCAGGGCGGCAAGAATGGCGTGCATGTCGTCGGCATTGGCGCCGATCAGGTCCAATGTGCCGCCGGTAATCGCGACCGCGCAGGCATAGCTGCCCGCCTCGATCCGGTCCGGCATCACGCGGTAGGTCGCGCCGTGCAGCCGATCGCGGCCATGGACGACCAGCTTGTCGCTGCCCACGCCCTCAATCTGCGCGCCCATGGCGATCAGGAGGTTGCACAGATCGACGATTTCCGGTTCGCGCGCCGCATTTTCCAGCGTGCATGTGCCCTTGGCGAGCACGGCGGCCATCAATGCGTTTTCCGTCGCGCCGACCGACACGACCGGGAAGGTGTAGATGCCCCCCGCCAGGCCGCCGTCCGGGGCGCTGGCGCGGACATAACCCGCCGTCACTTCGATCTTCGCGCCAAAGGCTTCCAGCGCTTTCAAATGCAGGTCGATCGGGCGGTTGCCGATAGCGCATCCCCCCGGCAGCGACACCCGCGCTTCGCCCGCGCGCGCCAACAGCGGCCCCAGCACGAGGATCGACGCGCGCATTTTCCGCACGATGTCATAGGGCGCTTCGGTCGAGGTGACGCGGCCCGCACGCATGGTCATGACGCGGCCGAAATCCTCCGGCCTGGCCCCTTCGATCATGGTCGACACGCCAAGCTGGTTCAGCAGATGGCCGAAGCTGTCGACATCGGCCAGCCGCGGCAGGTTGCGGAGCGTCACCGGTTCGTCGGTCAGAAGCGCGCAGGGCAGCAGCGTCAACGCCGCATTCTTCGCGCCAGAGATGGGAAGGCGGCCATTGAGCGTTTTGCCGCCGCGGATGTGAATGCGGTCCATTGCCTTCGGTTCATAGCGGGAAATGCGCGCCACGCAAGGCGCATGGATACCGGATCGCCGCGCAGGCAGGCCGGAAAACCACGCCGCCGCGATAATCGCACAGCGACGGAAGGAACCTTAATCGAGTTTAGTGCACGGACTGAAAATGCAGCCAAAAGAGTTGCTGGGGCGTTCTGCCATCGTAACGACAATTCAGGCAAAAAAGGTATTATTGGTGGCAACAAGCTGCTTCGCAGAAAGACTGGGAAAGCATGTGCCGCTGTCCGACGCGGAAAGGGCGGCTCTTGCCCGGTTGGAGGAAAATCCGCGCAAGATCAGGCGCGGTGGAATGATCCAGCGCGTCAATGAGACAGTGACGGAACTCTTTGTGCTGCGTGAGGGGCGGGTGATGAGTTTCGTGATATTGCCCGACGGCAGCCGACAGATATTGCGCGTCTACTTCCCGGGCGATTTCATCGGATCAGCCAGCACAATCTACAACAAGGCGCCCGAATCGCTTGTGGCGCTGTCGGATGCAGTCATCTGTCCATTCGACAAACATGCCCTGCGCCGGTTGCTGGAGGAATATCCGCGGGTCGCGGCCCTGCTGTTCCTGCTGTCCAATGCTGAGCGGGTGGCGATGACCGACCGGCTCGCCTCGCTGGGGCGGACATCGGCCAAGGCGCGCGTCGCATCCTTCCTGCTGGACATGTTCGACCGGCTGCGGCTGACCGATGACAGCATCACCGACAGTTTCGACCTCAAGCTGACGCAGGAGGAAATTGGCGACGCCATCGGCCTCACCTCCGTCCATGTGAACCGGATGATCCGGCAGATGGAGCAGGAAGGCCTCATCAGCCGCGCCAATGGCCGCATCACGCTGCTCGACATGGCGCTGCTGGAGGAAATCGGCCATTATACCAATCGGCACAAGGACATGGACCTGGACTGGCTGCCCACCATATCCTGACCCGGTTCAGGCCAGCAGTTCCACGTCCCAGTAAAGCCAGTCATGCCAGCTTTCATGCAGATAGCCGGGTGGAAAGGCCCGGCCATGTTCCTGCAACTGCCAACTGGTCGGGCGGATCGGCGGGACATGGAGGCGCATGCCCGCTTCTTTGGGCGTGCGGCCGCCCTTGCGGAGGTTGCAGGGTGAACAGGCGGTCGCGACATTTTCCCACGTCGTGCGGCCGCCCGCGCGGCGCGGGACCACATGGTCGAACGTCAGGTCATGGGGCGATCCGCAATATTGGCAGGCGAAGCGATCACGCAGGAACAGGTTGAAGCGCGTGAAGGCGGGGTGTTCGGACGGGCGCACATATTGCTTGAGCGCGATCACGGAGGGAATCTTCATGCCCAGGCTGGGGCTGTGGACTTCGCGTTCATAGCTGGCGACAATATCCACCCGCTCCAGAAAGACCGCCTTGATGGCGGTCTGCCACGGCCAAAGACTCAGGGGATAATAGCTGAGCGGCGTATAGTCCGCATTCAGCACCAGCGCCGGACAATTTTCCGGATGCCGTATCAGGTCGGGATGGTACATAAGACCCTTCTACCCCCTTTTCGCTCCTTTTTCGCCAACCCGCTGATTGACCGGAAACGTGACGCAGGCATGACAGCATTAACCACTCGCCTTCGTCAAGAGCCGGTATGACTCAATCCGTCGCACCACATCATATGGTGATTCGCTTTGCCCCCAGCCCTACCGGGCGGCTCCATATGGGACATGGCTGGTCGGCGCTGATGGCTTGGGACATGGCGCGCGGCGCGGGCGGCGCGTTCCGGCTGCGGATCGAGGATATAGACGGCACCCGCAGCCGACCGGAACATGTCGCGGGGATTATCGAGGATCTGCAATGGCTGGGCGTGGACTGGGACGGCGAGATCGTCTTGCAGTCGGCGCGGTTGGCGCAATATGATGCGGCGCTGGAGCGATTGCGGGAGATGGGGCTGCTCTATCCCTGTTTCTGTACCCGCGCCGACATTCAGGCGCAGTGGACCGCGAGCGCCAGCGCACCGCATGGGCCGGAGGGAGCGATCTATCCGGGAACGTGCCGGCATCTTTCCGGCGCGGAAGGGGCCAGGCGAATCGCGGCGGGCGATACGCATGCGTGGCGGATAAACATGGCCGAAGCGGTAGCGCGAGTGGGGCCGCTGCACTGGACCGCCCTGCCCTTTCCACCGGGTGATGGGACAGAGCGGAAAATCGCCGCTGATCCGCTGCCGGCGGGAGACGTCGTGCTGGCGCGCAAGGATGCCCCTGCCAGCTATCATCTGTCCTGCACGCTGGACGATGCGGCGATGGGCGTGACCCATGTGCTGCGCGGCGAAGACCTGTTTGCGACCACGCATATCCATCGGCTGATCCAGGCGCTGCTGGACCTGCCGACGCCGGCCTATGTGCATCATCCGCTGCTGGTGGGGATGGACGGCAAGCGGCTCGCCAAGCGAAGCGGGTCGATCGCTCTGGCGGACCTGCGGGCGCAGGGCGTCGATCCCGCCGCGCTCGCCGCCGATCTGCGCGCCGCGCGCTTTCCGGTTGGCATTTCGCTGGGGCAGGCTTAGACTCCGCCCATGAATATCGTGCTAGTCATCGCCTTGATCCTTGCCATGGCCGCGACGCTGTTCGCGCTGATCCGGGGCATCGTCGCTTTTCTCCAGACCACCAAGGAGGAACTCAACTCCCCCGAAGGCGGTCCCAGCCGGTCCAGCCTCAAGCAGAACAGGATGATGATGAATCGCATCCTATTCCAGGCAGCGGCGATCATCATCGTCGCGATCCTGCTGCTGATGAAGGGCACTGGCTGACGCCATGGTCAAGCTGAACAAAATCTACACCCGCACCGGCGATGCGGGGACGACCGGCCTTGTCGACGGATCGCGCCTGCCCAAACATGCGCCGCGGATGCAAGCGGTGGGCGATGTGGACGAAGCAAACAGCGCCATCGGCCTTGCCGTCCTCGCCATTGGCCTCGCCATCGGCGACGCGCAGGAAGCGCGGTGGCTGACGGTGATCCAGAACGACCTGTTCGATCTGGGCGCGGACCTTGCCACGCCGGTGCCGGAAGGGGCGGATGAACCCTGGGCGCTACGCATCGTCGAAAGCCAGGTGAAGCGGCTGGAAGCTGAGATCGACCTGATGAACGCGGAACTGAAGCCGCTCGACAGCTTCATCCTGCCGGGCGGATCGCCTGCCGCCGCCGCCGTCCACCTTGCCCGCGCCGTGACACGTCGCGCCGAACGCAGCGCAACCGCTGCGGCGGCGGAGGTCGCCATCAACCCGCAGGCGCTGGCCTATTTGAACCGGTTGTCCGACCTGTTGTTCGTGATGGCGCGGCGTCTCAACGGCAATGGCGCGAGCGACATCAAATGGGTGCCGGGCGCATCGCGCTAAATCGCTTTAATGGGCTGGCTTTTCGGCGATGCGGGCCGACCATGTGGTGATCCAGTGCCATGCGCCGCGACATTCGCCCATGGCGGCGGCTTCGACCAGCCGGAAGCCCATACCATCCCAGACATAGGATTCGCTGCCGCCGCAATCGCCAAGGCCGCGGCCCTTGGCATGGCTCTCCAGCCGCGCCTGCTGCGGGGACCAGCTTGCATTGACCAGCATGGGACGCTTCGCGTCCTCGCTCCAGCCGGGCTCGTAATCGAAAGTCGCGAAGCGGAAGGTGCGGCGCCCCGGAACGCCCGTGGCGATCACCGGGACAGACGTGAAATTATAGGCCCCCGACCCGCAGGGCACCAGCACCAGTGCTTCAGCCTTGGACAGGCGATGCTGTTCGAGGGTCTGGGCGTCACGCATTTCCTCCGCGCAGCCGGTGAAACTGCCCAGCGCCGTCAGTTCCTCGCGCCAGAAGGCCGCAGGCGCCGGCCCGGATGAAATGGGGAGACGGATGACTGTCGGTGCGAGCGGCGCCGGACGGACCGCGTTGGCGCGCAACGGCCCGGTGGCGATCAGCGCGGTGGTGGTGCCTGCCCTTCCCTGCTGCGCGTCCATGTAACGGAGCGCCGCACCCGATCCGGCGAGCGAAGGACGGCCCAGCAATCTCGCGCCGGAGCGGATTTCCAGCGAGAAGCCGCGCGCCATCGCAACGGCGAGCGCGGAAGCCTGCGGTCCGCTGATCTTCGCCTCGCCATCCATGCCCGTCGTGCTGGCGATCCTGCGCCCATCGACCAGGAAGGCATATTCCGCCGGTCCCTTCGCGTCCCGGCTGGCCCAGACTTCGGGTTCCGCAGCGGGTCCGGCATCGCGGCTGATGCCCACCATCACCGGATTGTCCGGCCAGTCCGCGCCTTCCGCCAGCAAGGATACCGCTTCGCACCGGCCGCGATTGTCGCAACCGATGGTCCAGTCCTTATAGGTTTCCAGCGTTCCCGGTTTCGGCGCCTGCGCCCCCGCAGACGCCGAAACGGCGCAGGCCATTACAGCCGCCAGAAAATATTTTGCCCCCATGGATTAACCATAACTTAATCGCGCTTTGAGCGATAGAGTTTTCGTTACAGAAACAAAACGACTGGCGCTTTCAGCGCCACCCGCGAAATATTCTCTATATTTCCAAAGATATAGGGGAAACGGCTTGAACCGCTTCCCCTTAAAAGATCAGGCCGCCTTGGCGCGGGACATGCGCTTGCGTTCGTTGGGGTCGAGGTAGCGCTTGCGTAGGCGGATATTCTGCGGGGTCACTTCGACCATTTCATCGTCGTCGATATAGGCGATGGCCTGTTCCAGCGTCATCTTCCAAGGCGGGGTCAGGCGGATGCTGTCATCCTTGCCGCTGGCGCGGAAGTTGGTGAGCGCCTTCGACTTCATCGGATTGACTTCCAGGTCTTCCGGCTTGGCGTTCTCGCCGATGATCATGCCTTCATAGAGCGCCTCGCCCACGCCCACCATCAGCACGCCGCGCTCTTCGAGCGGGCCGAGGGCATAGGCCACCGCCTCGCCCGCGCCGTTGGAAATCAGCACGCCGTTCTTGCGGCCTTCGATGGTGCCCTTGTGGGGGCCGTACTTCTCGAACAGGCGGTTCATGATGCCGGTGCCGCGCGTGTCGGACAGAAACTCGCCATGGTAGCCGATCAGGCCGCGTGACGGCGCGGAGAAGGTGATGCGGGTCTTGCCGCCGCCCGATGGGCGCATGTCGGTCATTTCCGCCTTGCGCTGGTTCATCTTCTCGACGACCGTGCCGGTGAATTCGTCGTCCACGTCGATGACGACGGTTTCATACGGCTCAGTGCGGTCGCCCGCCTCGTCCGTGCCGAACAGCACGCGCGGCCGGCTGATGCCCAGTTCGAAGCCTTCGCGGCGCATCGTTTCAATGAGCACGCCAAGCTGCAATTCGCCGCGGCCGGCGACTTCGAAGCTGTCCTTGTCGGCAGCTTCAGTCACCTTGATCGCCACGTTGGATTCCGCTTCGCGCATCAGGCGGTCGCGGATCATGCGGCTCGTCACCTTGCTGCCTTCGCGGCCCGCCATCGGCGAATCGTTCACCGCAAAGCGCATCGACAGCGTCGGCGGATCGATCGGCTGGGCCTGGATCGGTTCGCTGACCGAGGTGTCGGCGATGGTGTTCGCCACGGTCGCGACGGTCAGGCCCGCGAGGCTGATGATGTCGCCCGCTTTCGCTTCCTCCACCGGCACGCGATCGAGGCCGCGGAAGGACAGGATCTTCGACGCGCGGCCGGTTTCGATCACCTTGCCCTCGCTGTCGAGCGCGTGGATCGGCTGGTTGACCTTCAGCGTGCCGGACTGGACGCGGCCGGTCAGGATGCGGCCAAGGAAATTGTCGCGGTCGAGCAGCGTGACGAGGAAGCTGAAGGGTGCGTCCTGATCCAGCGACGGCGGCGGCACATGATCCACGATCTTCTGGAACATCGGTTCCAGCGTGCCTTCGCGGCGAGTCGGGTCTTCGCTGGCATAGCCGTTGCGGCCCGACGCATAGAGCACCGGGAAATCAAGCTGCTCGTCGGTCGCTTCGAGCGTCACGAACAGGTCGAACACCTCGTCCAGCACTTCCTGGATGCGCTCGTCCGGGCGGTCGACCTTGTTGACGACGACGATGGGCTTCAGGCCCAGCGCCAGCGCCTTGCCGGTCACGAACTTGGTCTGCGGCATCGCGCCTTCGGACGAATCGACCAGCAGGATCACGCCGTCGACCATGGAGAGGATGCGCTCCACCTCGCCGCCGAAATCGGCGTGGCCGGGCGTGTCGACGATGTTGATGCGCGTGCCGTTCCATTCGATGGAGGTCGGCTTCGCCAGGATGGTGATGCCGCGTTCCTTTTCGAGGTCGTTCGAATCCATCGCCCGTTCCTCGACCCGCTGATTGTCGCGGAAGGTGCCGGACTGGCGGAAAAGCTGGTCGAC harbors:
- a CDS encoding cob(I)yrinic acid a,c-diamide adenosyltransferase, whose translation is MVKLNKIYTRTGDAGTTGLVDGSRLPKHAPRMQAVGDVDEANSAIGLAVLAIGLAIGDAQEARWLTVIQNDLFDLGADLATPVPEGADEPWALRIVESQVKRLEAEIDLMNAELKPLDSFILPGGSPAAAAVHLARAVTRRAERSATAAAAEVAINPQALAYLNRLSDLLFVMARRLNGNGASDIKWVPGASR
- a CDS encoding Crp/Fnr family transcriptional regulator, with product MVATSCFAERLGKHVPLSDAERAALARLEENPRKIRRGGMIQRVNETVTELFVLREGRVMSFVILPDGSRQILRVYFPGDFIGSASTIYNKAPESLVALSDAVICPFDKHALRRLLEEYPRVAALLFLLSNAERVAMTDRLASLGRTSAKARVASFLLDMFDRLRLTDDSITDSFDLKLTQEEIGDAIGLTSVHVNRMIRQMEQEGLISRANGRITLLDMALLEEIGHYTNRHKDMDLDWLPTIS
- a CDS encoding twin transmembrane helix small protein — encoded protein: MNIVLVIALILAMAATLFALIRGIVAFLQTTKEELNSPEGGPSRSSLKQNRMMMNRILFQAAAIIIVAILLLMKGTG
- a CDS encoding DUF1176 domain-containing protein; amino-acid sequence: MGAKYFLAAVMACAVSASAGAQAPKPGTLETYKDWTIGCDNRGRCEAVSLLAEGADWPDNPVMVGISRDAGPAAEPEVWASRDAKGPAEYAFLVDGRRIASTTGMDGEAKISGPQASALAVAMARGFSLEIRSGARLLGRPSLAGSGAALRYMDAQQGRAGTTTALIATGPLRANAVRPAPLAPTVIRLPISSGPAPAAFWREELTALGSFTGCAEEMRDAQTLEQHRLSKAEALVLVPCGSGAYNFTSVPVIATGVPGRRTFRFATFDYEPGWSEDAKRPMLVNASWSPQQARLESHAKGRGLGDCGGSESYVWDGMGFRLVEAAAMGECRGAWHWITTWSARIAEKPAH
- the typA gene encoding translational GTPase TypA — its product is MSLRNIAIIAHVDHGKTTLVDQLFRQSGTFRDNQRVEERAMDSNDLEKERGITILAKPTSIEWNGTRINIVDTPGHADFGGEVERILSMVDGVILLVDSSEGAMPQTKFVTGKALALGLKPIVVVNKVDRPDERIQEVLDEVFDLFVTLEATDEQLDFPVLYASGRNGYASEDPTRREGTLEPMFQKIVDHVPPPSLDQDAPFSFLVTLLDRDNFLGRILTGRVQSGTLKVNQPIHALDSEGKVIETGRASKILSFRGLDRVPVEEAKAGDIISLAGLTVATVANTIADTSVSEPIQAQPIDPPTLSMRFAVNDSPMAGREGSKVTSRMIRDRLMREAESNVAIKVTEAADKDSFEVAGRGELQLGVLIETMRREGFELGISRPRVLFGTDEAGDRTEPYETVVIDVDDEFTGTVVEKMNQRKAEMTDMRPSGGGKTRITFSAPSRGLIGYHGEFLSDTRGTGIMNRLFEKYGPHKGTIEGRKNGVLISNGAGEAVAYALGPLEERGVLMVGVGEALYEGMIIGENAKPEDLEVNPMKSKALTNFRASGKDDSIRLTPPWKMTLEQAIAYIDDDEMVEVTPQNIRLRKRYLDPNERKRMSRAKAA
- a CDS encoding HNH endonuclease — its product is MYHPDLIRHPENCPALVLNADYTPLSYYPLSLWPWQTAIKAVFLERVDIVASYEREVHSPSLGMKIPSVIALKQYVRPSEHPAFTRFNLFLRDRFACQYCGSPHDLTFDHVVPRRAGGRTTWENVATACSPCNLRKGGRTPKEAGMRLHVPPIRPTSWQLQEHGRAFPPGYLHESWHDWLYWDVELLA
- the gluQRS gene encoding tRNA glutamyl-Q(34) synthetase GluQRS; this translates as MTQSVAPHHMVIRFAPSPTGRLHMGHGWSALMAWDMARGAGGAFRLRIEDIDGTRSRPEHVAGIIEDLQWLGVDWDGEIVLQSARLAQYDAALERLREMGLLYPCFCTRADIQAQWTASASAPHGPEGAIYPGTCRHLSGAEGARRIAAGDTHAWRINMAEAVARVGPLHWTALPFPPGDGTERKIAADPLPAGDVVLARKDAPASYHLSCTLDDAAMGVTHVLRGEDLFATTHIHRLIQALLDLPTPAYVHHPLLVGMDGKRLAKRSGSIALADLRAQGVDPAALAADLRAARFPVGISLGQA
- the murA gene encoding UDP-N-acetylglucosamine 1-carboxyvinyltransferase codes for the protein MDRIHIRGGKTLNGRLPISGAKNAALTLLPCALLTDEPVTLRNLPRLADVDSFGHLLNQLGVSTMIEGARPEDFGRVMTMRAGRVTSTEAPYDIVRKMRASILVLGPLLARAGEARVSLPGGCAIGNRPIDLHLKALEAFGAKIEVTAGYVRASAPDGGLAGGIYTFPVVSVGATENALMAAVLAKGTCTLENAAREPEIVDLCNLLIAMGAQIEGVGSDKLVVHGRDRLHGATYRVMPDRIEAGSYACAVAITGGTLDLIGANADDMHAILAALRDAGVQVDVTKDGIRVASDGKLKPLNLSTAPFPAFPTDMQAQFMAMLTLADGASVLTETIFENRYMHVPELARMGADIAVNGRTAVVRGVERLVGAPVMATDLRASMSLILAGLAAEEETQVNRVYHLDRGYERLEEKLSAVGADIERVSDG
- a CDS encoding sensor histidine kinase, which produces MADWHGLETDRAAVLAQYDLDAGGFATLNRITDFAAALCDAPIALVSIVEDVRQRFIARTGLEAEETPRELSFCAHAMLDDAIFIVPDARLDPRFADNALVTGAPHIRFYAGAPLVDEDGVPLGALCVIEDRPRADLTALQRQGLTLMAQQVLAALQSRRRDRATNARQLRDAAALAESNRLFRTLADTMPQLVWAARPDGYNDYFNARWYEYIGAPVGSSEGEGWVDILHPDDKDHALDRWSHSLQTGEPYEIEYRLRHNEGGHRWTLGRAHPIRDDHGRIIRWIGTCTDIHEQKMMMEEREMIAHELSHRIKNIFSVISGLVGLSAREHPEMGAVAEDLRARILSLGRAHDFVRPHGEPALSREHTTLWGVLDQLFAPYRGKGRPRFILSGDDPEVDDRSATPLALLFHELATNAAKYGALSAAGGIVRLHVAQEDEDIRIDWREEGGPAVPPMEAEGFGTRLMSLSVERQLGGRMTRNWQPGGLEVSVWIPRRAMHRAQQETA